From Bradyrhizobium symbiodeficiens, the proteins below share one genomic window:
- a CDS encoding tRNA-binding protein yields MHVTHDPAAAATPTIDFSSFLAVDIRVGTIVDAKPFPEARKPAFRLWIDFGPVIGVRKSSAQITENHPLDTLVGQQVAAVVNFPPRQIGPVISEVLTLGFPDADGKVVLVQPSKPVPNGGRLF; encoded by the coding sequence ATGCACGTCACCCACGATCCCGCAGCCGCCGCCACGCCGACCATCGACTTCAGCAGCTTCCTCGCGGTCGATATCCGCGTCGGCACCATCGTCGATGCAAAGCCGTTTCCGGAGGCACGCAAGCCGGCCTTTCGGCTGTGGATCGACTTCGGCCCGGTGATTGGGGTGCGCAAGAGTTCGGCCCAGATCACCGAGAACCATCCGCTCGATACGCTGGTGGGACAGCAGGTCGCCGCCGTGGTCAACTTCCCGCCGCGCCAGATCGGACCTGTCATCTCGGAGGTGCTGACGCTCGGCTTCCCCGATGCCGACGGCAAGGTCGTGCTCGTGCAGCCGAGCAAGCCAGTGCCGAACGGCGGACGGCTGTTCTAG
- a CDS encoding sulfite exporter TauE/SafE family protein codes for MSWIHELLAGIGVGLVGGLTSGFMGTSPGGGLVIFCVLLLGAEQHVAQGTSLIAQVPPTGLAGVRRYWQNGNRSPLQWVIWIGVGFLLGGVSGGYAATAVSDAVLQWTYVVYLVALIAALVLRRDRKDGSSGAGNPDKLPWLPLLLIGMLAGFSSGFMGIGGGLAITVCLAAGLRVPQHQAQLVSLVFSVIPTNIPAAWIYWSKGLVAGWPAIIGIVAGLWIGTDLGARMANGVGKSVLRRTMIVLVSLMALYMTYKALS; via the coding sequence ATGTCCTGGATTCACGAACTGCTCGCGGGTATCGGCGTCGGTCTCGTCGGAGGACTGACGTCCGGCTTCATGGGGACGAGCCCGGGTGGAGGCCTGGTGATCTTCTGTGTGCTGCTGCTCGGCGCGGAGCAGCATGTGGCCCAAGGTACGTCGCTGATCGCGCAGGTGCCGCCGACCGGCCTCGCCGGCGTGCGCCGCTACTGGCAGAACGGCAATCGCAGCCCGCTGCAATGGGTCATCTGGATCGGCGTCGGATTTCTGCTCGGTGGTGTCAGCGGCGGCTATGCCGCAACCGCCGTTTCCGACGCGGTCCTGCAATGGACCTATGTCGTCTACCTCGTCGCACTGATCGCTGCGCTGGTCCTGCGGCGTGACCGCAAGGACGGCAGCAGCGGGGCTGGCAATCCCGACAAATTGCCCTGGCTGCCCCTGCTTCTCATCGGCATGCTTGCCGGCTTTTCCTCCGGCTTCATGGGCATCGGCGGCGGCCTCGCGATCACCGTCTGCCTCGCCGCCGGCCTGCGCGTGCCGCAGCACCAGGCGCAACTCGTCAGCCTCGTCTTTTCGGTCATCCCGACCAACATTCCGGCGGCGTGGATCTACTGGAGCAAGGGACTCGTTGCCGGCTGGCCGGCCATCATCGGTATCGTCGCCGGCCTGTGGATCGGCACTGATCTCGGCGCACGCATGGCCAATGGCGTCGGCAAATCGGTGCTGCGCCGGACCATGATCGTCCTGGTCTCGCTGATGGCGCTGTACATGACCTACAAGGCGTTGAGCTAG
- a CDS encoding Lin0512 family protein: MTRIRCVTEMGMGVDVHGRDATKAAKRAVSDAIRHSSLGFFRMIGKTANDMFVDVTIAVPNPEAVDKEAVAKELPYGTVTVTAVKGGLEIPSATEVANDPILIANAAVIVSFDKD; this comes from the coding sequence ATGACCCGCATTCGCTGCGTTACCGAGATGGGCATGGGCGTCGACGTCCACGGCAGGGACGCCACCAAGGCGGCCAAGCGCGCGGTGTCGGATGCCATCCGGCATTCGAGCCTCGGCTTCTTCCGGATGATCGGCAAGACTGCGAACGACATGTTCGTCGACGTCACGATCGCGGTGCCCAATCCGGAAGCCGTCGACAAGGAGGCGGTGGCCAAGGAGCTGCCTTACGGCACCGTCACCGTCACCGCGGTCAAGGGCGGATTGGAAATTCCCTCGGCCACGGAAGTGGCCAACGATCCCATCCTGATCGCGAATGCTGCCGTCATCGTCAGCTTCGACAAGGATTAG
- a CDS encoding TetR/AcrR family transcriptional regulator, producing the protein MPKISDKQREGRRQQILEAALACFAEDGFHQTGIADIVKRSGLSHGAVYLYFQSKDDLIEALADDRHRREAVLNSVAQGSGDPIEGLQALVRVYAQWLTDPAGEARRRVGIHGWAEALRNRRVRASVVEGIDMPRALIVALVERGQHNGLIRRELGADAIARVLVAIFQGFVLQKCWGEDFDVEACIAAVAGVIDGFRTTKPDIKRRTRV; encoded by the coding sequence ATGCCGAAGATCAGCGACAAGCAGCGTGAAGGCCGGCGGCAGCAGATTCTCGAAGCTGCCCTCGCATGCTTCGCCGAGGACGGTTTTCACCAGACCGGCATCGCCGACATCGTCAAGCGGTCCGGACTGAGCCACGGCGCAGTCTATCTCTACTTCCAGAGCAAGGACGACCTGATCGAGGCGCTCGCCGACGACCGGCATCGCCGCGAAGCCGTGCTCAACTCGGTCGCGCAAGGATCGGGTGATCCGATCGAGGGACTTCAAGCCCTGGTCCGCGTCTACGCGCAATGGCTCACCGATCCCGCCGGCGAAGCGCGGCGTCGCGTCGGCATCCATGGCTGGGCCGAAGCGCTGCGCAACCGCCGCGTCCGCGCCAGCGTCGTCGAAGGCATCGACATGCCGCGCGCGCTCATCGTCGCGCTGGTCGAGCGCGGCCAGCACAATGGCCTCATCAGGCGCGAACTCGGCGCGGACGCGATCGCGCGGGTGCTGGTTGCGATCTTCCAGGGCTTCGTGCTGCAAAAGTGCTGGGGCGAGGATTTTGACGTCGAGGCCTGCATAGCGGCTGTCGCCGGCGTGATCGACGGCTTCCGCACCACGAAACCCGACATCAAGCGACGAACCCGGGTGTGA
- a CDS encoding serine hydrolase domain-containing protein — MDARTTDFSAVRTAMQRYVDQEIIPGASWAVLRGRELVDQQCVGFADREANTALRPDHIFRAFSNTKIFVTCAIMLLVEETRIGLDDSVETFLPQLAGRKVLKPGASSLADVELAKSPITIRQLLTHTAGLSYGIFDPGSVLFKGYNEARVLNPLTPLSDMIDKLADLPLSYHPGTAWEYSVATDVLGRVVEVVSGQPLDAFLKARIFDVLGMTDTGFHVPEAQQGRLVALYTGADVLDPMKPGLTRADNLPFPQAYRQPFPRLSGGGGLVSTLPDMLALVRALLPGSDALLKPETLRQMMTNQLPAGQTIRFANLGPIPGKGFGLGGAVTFAPTPFDPPNSTGEFQWGGLAGTHWWICPQANTAGVLMAQRYMGFWNPFFFEFKRLAYQAVGG, encoded by the coding sequence ATGGACGCCAGAACGACCGATTTTTCCGCCGTGCGGACGGCGATGCAACGTTACGTCGATCAGGAGATCATTCCGGGTGCATCCTGGGCCGTGCTGCGCGGGCGCGAATTGGTCGACCAGCAATGCGTCGGCTTTGCCGATCGCGAGGCGAACACTGCTCTGCGGCCCGACCATATCTTCCGCGCCTTCTCCAACACCAAGATATTCGTCACCTGTGCGATCATGCTGCTGGTCGAGGAGACCCGCATCGGGCTCGATGATTCGGTCGAGACATTCCTGCCGCAGCTCGCTGGTCGCAAGGTGCTGAAGCCGGGCGCTTCCAGCCTTGCCGATGTCGAGCTGGCGAAGAGCCCGATCACGATCCGGCAACTCCTGACCCACACCGCGGGCCTCAGCTACGGCATCTTCGATCCCGGCTCGGTGCTGTTCAAAGGCTATAACGAAGCGCGCGTGCTCAATCCGCTGACGCCGCTCTCCGACATGATCGACAAGCTGGCCGATCTGCCGCTGTCCTATCATCCCGGCACGGCCTGGGAATATTCGGTGGCTACCGACGTGCTCGGCCGTGTCGTGGAGGTCGTCTCCGGCCAGCCGCTCGATGCCTTCCTCAAGGCGCGCATCTTCGATGTCCTGGGCATGACCGACACCGGCTTCCACGTTCCCGAGGCGCAGCAGGGCAGGCTGGTTGCGCTCTACACCGGCGCCGACGTGCTCGATCCCATGAAGCCGGGCCTCACGCGGGCCGACAATCTGCCGTTTCCGCAAGCCTATCGACAGCCGTTCCCGCGGCTCTCGGGCGGCGGCGGTCTGGTCTCGACCTTGCCCGACATGCTCGCGCTGGTCCGCGCGCTGCTGCCGGGTTCGGATGCGCTGCTGAAGCCGGAGACGCTCCGGCAGATGATGACGAACCAGCTCCCGGCGGGGCAGACCATCCGCTTCGCCAATCTCGGCCCGATTCCCGGCAAGGGTTTTGGCCTCGGCGGCGCCGTCACCTTCGCGCCGACGCCGTTTGATCCGCCGAACTCCACCGGTGAATTCCAGTGGGGCGGCCTTGCCGGCACCCATTGGTGGATCTGCCCGCAGGCCAATACCGCGGGCGTCCTGATGGCCCAGCGTTACATGGGCTTCTGGAATCCGTTCTTTTTCGAGTTCAAGCGTCTGGCCTATCAGGCCGTCGGGGGCTGA
- a CDS encoding bifunctional helix-turn-helix transcriptional regulator/GNAT family N-acetyltransferase → MLDPVSRVRRFNRAVTSAVGALDTSFLGRGRPLGAARVLNAIGHGRPDVAEIRDYLGLDSGLMSRLLRGLEDEGLVETVAHDGDARRRVAKLTRTGRREFAAYEALSNKQAESFIAGHSQREALLAAMDLIASALTRERVTLDEADPQSEEARYCLGEYYAELGRRFKQGFDVSLSRDPDAKDMRRPRGTFIVAISDTLPIGCVGLKGTDHGYAEIKRLWVAPAARGLRLGRRLMDAAESAARELGITLLRLDTNSALPEAGQLYRSTGWREIPRFNDDPYPDLFFEKRL, encoded by the coding sequence ATGCTGGATCCCGTCTCTCGCGTCCGCCGCTTCAACCGTGCCGTGACCTCCGCCGTCGGCGCGCTCGACACCTCGTTCCTGGGACGCGGCCGGCCGCTGGGCGCCGCACGCGTGCTGAATGCGATCGGCCACGGGCGCCCGGACGTGGCGGAGATCCGCGACTATCTCGGCCTCGATTCCGGGCTGATGAGCCGGCTGTTGCGCGGCCTCGAGGACGAAGGGTTGGTCGAGACTGTCGCGCACGACGGCGATGCAAGGCGCCGGGTGGCGAAGCTGACGCGCACGGGCAGGCGCGAGTTCGCGGCCTATGAAGCGCTGTCAAACAAACAGGCCGAGAGCTTCATTGCAGGGCATTCGCAGCGCGAGGCGCTGCTGGCGGCGATGGACTTGATTGCCTCGGCGCTGACGCGCGAGCGCGTCACGTTGGACGAAGCGGACCCGCAGAGCGAGGAAGCCCGCTACTGCCTCGGCGAGTACTATGCCGAGCTCGGCCGCCGCTTCAAGCAGGGCTTCGACGTCTCGCTGTCGCGCGACCCTGACGCCAAGGATATGCGCCGGCCGCGCGGCACGTTCATCGTCGCGATCTCGGACACGCTGCCAATCGGCTGTGTCGGCCTGAAGGGCACCGATCACGGCTACGCCGAAATCAAGCGTCTGTGGGTTGCGCCCGCCGCGCGCGGATTGCGGCTCGGCCGGCGCCTGATGGATGCTGCCGAAAGCGCCGCGCGCGAGCTCGGCATCACGCTGCTGCGGCTCGACACCAACAGCGCGTTGCCCGAGGCCGGTCAGCTCTACCGCAGCACGGGCTGGCGCGAGATCCCGCGCTTCAATGACGATCCGTATCCGGATCTGTTCTTCGAAAAACGCCTCTGA
- a CDS encoding MFS transporter, with protein MTSSTYRWVIVAAGGLLGCVAIGGMFSLPVFLQPIARDTGWSVTGISSAMTIGFLAMACTSMVWGTLSDRFGPLPVVLTGSTVLTLSLFAASHATSLIVFQFVFGLLTGASCAAIFAPMMATVTGWFDTHRSLAVSLVSAGMGVAPMTMAPLAAWLVSNHDWRTSMQIVALVVGAIMIPVSFLVRRPPALAQAVAAPMGEGAGQDEMSRSEALRSPQFLILLATNFFCCATHSGPIIHTVSYAVSCGIPLVAAVTIYSIEGFAGLGGRIAFGLMGDRFGAKRVLVSGLLLQAFGALAYVFAHQLATFYAVGAVFGFIYAGTMPLYAVLIRENFPLKMMGTVIGGTAMAGSLGMATGPLAGGLIYDAFSSYAWLYIASWAMGLGAFLMAMNFRPFAKQQGQVAPAAA; from the coding sequence ATGACCTCATCCACCTATCGCTGGGTGATCGTCGCCGCCGGCGGGCTGCTCGGCTGCGTCGCGATCGGCGGCATGTTTTCGCTGCCGGTGTTCCTGCAGCCGATCGCCAGGGACACCGGCTGGTCGGTGACCGGCATCTCCAGCGCGATGACGATCGGCTTTCTGGCAATGGCCTGCACCAGCATGGTCTGGGGCACGCTGTCCGACCGGTTCGGGCCGCTGCCGGTGGTGCTGACGGGATCGACGGTGCTGACGCTCAGCCTGTTCGCGGCGAGCCATGCGACCTCCCTGATCGTGTTCCAGTTCGTGTTCGGCCTTCTGACCGGCGCCTCATGCGCTGCGATCTTCGCGCCGATGATGGCGACCGTGACCGGCTGGTTCGATACCCATCGCAGCCTTGCCGTGTCGCTGGTGTCCGCCGGCATGGGCGTGGCGCCGATGACGATGGCGCCGCTCGCGGCCTGGCTCGTCTCGAACCATGACTGGCGCACCTCGATGCAGATCGTGGCTCTGGTGGTCGGCGCCATCATGATCCCGGTCTCGTTCCTGGTGCGCCGTCCGCCGGCGCTCGCGCAGGCCGTGGCCGCACCGATGGGAGAGGGGGCCGGGCAGGATGAGATGTCGAGAAGCGAGGCGCTGCGCTCGCCGCAATTCCTCATCCTGCTCGCGACCAACTTCTTCTGCTGCGCCACCCATTCCGGCCCGATCATCCACACCGTCAGCTATGCCGTGAGCTGCGGCATTCCGCTGGTCGCGGCGGTGACGATCTACAGCATCGAGGGGTTTGCCGGTCTCGGCGGGCGCATCGCCTTCGGCCTGATGGGCGACCGTTTCGGGGCCAAGCGCGTGCTGGTCTCGGGGCTGCTGCTCCAGGCGTTCGGCGCGCTCGCCTACGTCTTCGCCCATCAGCTTGCGACCTTCTACGCCGTCGGCGCCGTGTTCGGCTTCATCTATGCCGGCACCATGCCGCTCTACGCCGTGCTGATCCGCGAAAACTTTCCGCTCAAGATGATGGGCACAGTGATCGGCGGCACCGCGATGGCCGGCAGCCTCGGCATGGCGACGGGCCCGCTCGCCGGCGGCCTGATCTATGACGCCTTCTCCAGCTACGCTTGGCTCTACATCGCTTCCTGGGCGATGGGCCTCGGTGCCTTCCTGATGGCGATGAATTTCAGGCCGTTCGCGAAGCAGCAAGGGCAGGTGGCACCGGCGGCCGCGTGA
- a CDS encoding TetR/AcrR family transcriptional regulator, giving the protein MSNVSSTADDILACARTLIIAGGYNGFSYADIADVVGIRKPSIHHHFASKVDLVRTLVSRYREEARAGLAAMERNVPDPGEQLKSYVAYWETCIKDATAPFCVCALLASELPILPEEVALEVRAHFRSLASWLTSVMERGKRQGQLHLSGSARVEAEGFMATVHGAMLSARAYGDPKMFGIITRPLLDRLSARH; this is encoded by the coding sequence AACGTTTCCTCGACCGCCGACGACATCCTGGCCTGCGCGCGCACGTTGATCATCGCGGGCGGCTATAACGGCTTCAGCTATGCCGACATCGCTGACGTCGTCGGCATCCGCAAGCCGAGCATTCATCACCATTTCGCCAGCAAGGTCGACCTGGTCCGCACGCTCGTGTCGCGATATCGCGAGGAAGCCCGAGCGGGGCTGGCGGCCATGGAACGCAACGTCCCGGACCCCGGCGAGCAGCTCAAGAGCTATGTCGCGTATTGGGAAACCTGCATCAAAGACGCGACGGCTCCGTTCTGCGTTTGCGCGCTGTTGGCCAGCGAGCTCCCGATCCTGCCCGAGGAGGTCGCGCTCGAGGTCCGGGCCCACTTCCGCTCGCTGGCGTCGTGGCTGACATCCGTGATGGAGCGCGGCAAGCGGCAGGGGCAGCTCCATCTCTCCGGCTCGGCTAGGGTCGAGGCTGAAGGATTCATGGCGACCGTCCACGGCGCGATGCTGTCGGCGCGGGCCTACGGCGATCCAAAGATGTTCGGGATCATCACCCGGCCGCTGCTGGATCGGCTTTCCGCCAGGCACTGA
- a CDS encoding DUF429 domain-containing protein produces the protein MSAYLGLDGFRFGWVAVWIDGRGDHGFDYSPGLARLLAMPHARAMIDMPIGLNPAGYRACDRRARELVGPAVFLGARRDLWTFTYMAEANRYYWMHEGKGRGVSAQLWNIRDKIKEVDDVMTPARQATIGEAHPELIFWNLAGRVRLANKTSVQGREQRVALLRDRGFTKVERWLMLRHGTGIGRDDLIDACACALAARDSTQRVGGEEIDPRGLRMEINY, from the coding sequence GTGTCAGCCTATCTCGGCCTCGACGGATTTCGCTTCGGCTGGGTCGCTGTCTGGATCGATGGGCGCGGCGATCACGGCTTCGACTATTCACCGGGCCTGGCGCGCCTGCTCGCGATGCCGCATGCGCGTGCGATGATCGACATGCCGATCGGATTGAATCCGGCCGGCTATCGCGCCTGCGACCGGCGTGCGCGCGAGCTGGTTGGCCCCGCCGTGTTTCTCGGTGCACGCCGGGATCTCTGGACGTTCACCTACATGGCTGAGGCCAACCGTTACTACTGGATGCATGAAGGCAAGGGCAGGGGTGTGTCGGCGCAGCTGTGGAATATCAGGGACAAGATCAAGGAGGTCGATGATGTCATGACGCCGGCGCGGCAAGCGACGATCGGCGAAGCCCATCCGGAATTGATTTTCTGGAATCTCGCAGGACGAGTACGGCTCGCGAACAAGACATCGGTGCAAGGCCGCGAGCAGCGCGTCGCGTTGCTGAGAGATCGGGGTTTCACCAAGGTCGAGAGATGGCTGATGCTTCGCCACGGCACCGGCATCGGTCGCGACGATCTCATCGACGCCTGTGCCTGCGCGCTGGCGGCGCGCGACAGCACACAGCGTGTCGGCGGCGAGGAGATCGATCCGCGCGGGTTGCGGATGGAGATCAATTATTGA
- a CDS encoding glutathione S-transferase family protein — protein MSDLAAFPVTKRWPAKHPELLQLYSLPTPNGVKVSIMLEEIGLPYEVHLVDFGKDDQKTAEFVSLNPNGKIPAILDPNGPGGRPLPLFESGAILQYLAEKTGKLLPEDAARRYQTIQWVHFQMGGIGPMFGQVGFFHKFAGKDFEDKRPRDRYVAEARRLLGVMEAHLSGRQWFMDDDYTIADVSMLGWVRNLIGFYGAADLVEFAQFKSVGAWLERGLARPAVQRGLNIPKRP, from the coding sequence ATGTCAGATCTCGCCGCCTTCCCCGTCACCAAGCGCTGGCCGGCCAAACATCCCGAGCTGCTACAGCTCTATTCGCTGCCGACGCCGAACGGCGTCAAGGTCTCGATCATGCTGGAAGAGATCGGGCTTCCCTACGAGGTCCATCTCGTCGATTTCGGCAAGGACGATCAGAAGACGGCTGAATTCGTCTCGCTCAATCCGAACGGCAAGATCCCGGCGATCCTCGATCCCAACGGGCCCGGCGGAAGGCCGCTGCCGCTGTTCGAGTCCGGGGCGATCCTGCAATACCTCGCGGAAAAGACCGGCAAGCTTCTGCCCGAGGATGCTGCGCGCCGCTACCAGACCATCCAGTGGGTGCACTTTCAGATGGGCGGCATCGGGCCGATGTTCGGCCAGGTCGGCTTCTTCCACAAATTCGCCGGCAAGGATTTCGAGGACAAGCGTCCGCGCGACCGCTACGTCGCCGAAGCCAGGCGCCTGCTCGGTGTGATGGAAGCGCATCTTTCGGGACGGCAATGGTTCATGGATGACGACTACACCATCGCCGACGTCTCCATGCTGGGCTGGGTGCGCAACCTCATCGGCTTCTACGGGGCGGCCGATCTGGTCGAATTCGCTCAATTCAAATCGGTCGGAGCCTGGCTCGAACGCGGGTTGGCGCGCCCGGCGGTGCAGCGCGGGCTGAACATTCCGAAGCGGCCGTGA
- a CDS encoding acetolactate synthase large subunit produces the protein MSGQERKAKGSDLFVAALENEGVDRIFGVPGEENLDLVESLRTSKIELVLTRHEQAAAFMAATHGRLTGKPGVCLSTLGPGALNLSTGAAYAHLGAMPMILITGQKPIMSSRQARFQIVDVVATMKPLTKLSRQVISASSIPTVVRDAFRVAMEERPGPVHLELPEDIAGDEVPDVPVIPVHPIEIPVAHRTALDRAAEMILAAKHPLVMMGAATSRPRSTHGIASFVRRTGIPFFTTQMGKGTVPGGTNLYMGTAALSERDYVHDAIDAADLIVAIGHDPIEKPPFIMGPSGPKVIHVSYTSASVEQVYFPDAEVVGDVGPSLELLADRLEGKLPQAAALLPLREEILGHIADRATEARWPPTPQRIVHDIRQVIPENGIVALDNGMYKIWFARNYRTRVANTLLLDNALATMGAGLPSAMMAAMLYPDRRVLAVAGDGGFMMNSQEMETAIRLKLNLVVLVLEDNAYGMIRWKQAVDHFADYGMTFGNPDFVLYAKAYGAKGHRIENIDSFGPTLDAAFKQGGVHLVVIPIDYSENVRVLVDELRAHEKAKA, from the coding sequence ATGAGCGGGCAGGAACGCAAGGCGAAGGGATCGGACCTGTTTGTCGCGGCGCTGGAGAATGAAGGTGTCGATCGCATCTTCGGCGTCCCCGGCGAGGAGAATCTCGATCTCGTGGAATCGCTGCGCACCTCCAAGATCGAGCTGGTCCTGACCCGTCACGAGCAGGCTGCTGCCTTCATGGCGGCCACGCATGGCCGGCTGACCGGCAAGCCCGGCGTTTGCCTGTCCACGCTCGGCCCCGGCGCGCTCAACCTGTCCACCGGCGCAGCCTATGCGCATCTCGGCGCGATGCCGATGATCCTGATTACCGGGCAGAAGCCGATCATGAGCAGCCGGCAGGCGCGCTTCCAGATCGTGGACGTGGTCGCGACCATGAAGCCGCTGACGAAGCTGTCGCGGCAGGTCATCAGTGCCTCCAGCATTCCGACCGTGGTGCGCGACGCCTTTCGCGTGGCGATGGAGGAGCGGCCCGGACCGGTGCATCTCGAATTGCCCGAGGACATCGCTGGGGACGAGGTGCCTGATGTCCCCGTGATCCCGGTCCATCCGATCGAGATCCCGGTCGCCCATCGCACCGCGCTCGACCGCGCCGCAGAGATGATCCTGGCTGCGAAACACCCGCTGGTGATGATGGGGGCTGCGACCAGCCGGCCGCGTTCGACGCACGGCATCGCGAGCTTCGTGCGGCGGACCGGCATTCCGTTCTTCACCACGCAGATGGGCAAGGGCACCGTGCCCGGCGGCACAAATCTCTACATGGGCACCGCCGCACTGTCCGAGCGCGACTATGTCCACGACGCCATCGATGCCGCCGACCTGATCGTCGCGATCGGTCACGACCCGATCGAGAAGCCGCCCTTCATCATGGGGCCATCGGGGCCGAAGGTCATTCACGTCAGCTACACGTCGGCCAGTGTCGAGCAGGTCTATTTTCCGGACGCCGAGGTTGTCGGCGATGTCGGCCCGAGCCTCGAACTGCTCGCCGACCGGCTCGAAGGCAAGCTGCCGCAGGCTGCGGCGCTGCTGCCGCTGCGCGAGGAAATCCTGGGGCACATCGCCGACCGCGCCACCGAGGCGCGCTGGCCGCCGACGCCGCAGCGCATCGTGCACGACATCCGCCAGGTGATCCCCGAGAACGGCATCGTCGCGCTCGACAACGGCATGTACAAGATCTGGTTCGCGCGCAACTACCGCACCCGCGTCGCCAACACGCTGCTGCTCGACAATGCGCTGGCGACCATGGGCGCCGGCCTGCCGTCGGCGATGATGGCCGCGATGCTCTATCCCGACCGCCGCGTGCTCGCGGTCGCCGGCGACGGCGGCTTCATGATGAACAGCCAGGAGATGGAGACCGCCATCCGTCTCAAGCTCAACCTCGTCGTGCTGGTGCTGGAGGACAACGCCTACGGCATGATCCGCTGGAAGCAGGCCGTCGATCATTTCGCCGATTACGGCATGACCTTCGGTAATCCCGACTTCGTTCTGTATGCGAAGGCATACGGGGCGAAGGGGCATCGGATCGAGAACATCGACAGTTTTGGTCCGACGCTCGATGCCGCCTTCAAGCAGGGCGGCGTGCATCTGGTCGTGATCCCGATCGACTATTCGGAGAACGTGCGGGTGCTGGTCGACGAACTGCGGGCGCATGAGAAGGCGAAGGCTTGA
- a CDS encoding ester cyclase, whose amino-acid sequence MSRDDLADLYRAYIACLNRQDWPSLGRFVHDDVIHNGRPLGLSGYRAMLERDFREIPDLRFVIALPLSDPPHIAARLQFDCAPVGTFLGLPVNGRRVSFCENVFYALQDGKIRQVWSVIDKTAIEAQL is encoded by the coding sequence ATGTCCAGGGACGATCTCGCCGACCTCTACCGCGCCTACATCGCCTGCCTGAACCGGCAGGACTGGCCGTCGCTCGGCCGGTTCGTGCATGATGATGTCATTCACAACGGCCGGCCGCTGGGTCTCTCCGGCTATCGCGCGATGCTGGAACGGGACTTTCGCGAGATTCCGGACCTGCGCTTTGTCATCGCGCTGCCGCTCTCGGATCCGCCCCATATCGCGGCGCGGCTGCAGTTCGATTGTGCGCCGGTTGGGACGTTCCTTGGACTTCCCGTCAATGGCCGGCGCGTCTCGTTCTGCGAGAATGTATTCTACGCGTTACAAGACGGAAAGATCCGGCAGGTCTGGTCGGTGATCGACAAAACCGCGATTGAGGCGCAGCTCTGA
- a CDS encoding GNAT family N-acetyltransferase, translated as MLPSSSASTRISPVSGSDEALLDHPIWSALTTSHKHLAEGGPLARRYPVDMTPFADMVDMSAASFAALGDLMSGSQVAALFTPEPVEIPSGFKVVLAETGEQMIGSPADSPLRDAEIVRLGAADVPAMMALTELTKPGPFALRTHELGTFLGIRAGGELVAMTGERMKPGQFVEMTAVCVHPDYRGRGYAQALLAAVARRIEARGEIPFLHVFSNNNSAIALYQRQGMRIRRRLYVTALMREG; from the coding sequence ATGCTGCCGTCATCGTCAGCTTCGACAAGGATTAGTCCGGTGTCTGGAAGCGATGAGGCGCTGCTGGATCATCCGATCTGGAGCGCGCTGACGACAAGCCACAAGCATCTGGCCGAGGGCGGTCCGCTAGCCCGGCGCTATCCCGTCGACATGACGCCGTTCGCCGACATGGTCGACATGTCCGCGGCAAGTTTTGCAGCGCTCGGCGATCTCATGTCGGGCTCGCAGGTCGCCGCACTGTTCACGCCGGAGCCGGTCGAAATTCCCTCCGGATTCAAGGTCGTGCTGGCCGAGACCGGCGAGCAGATGATCGGCTCGCCCGCCGACAGTCCGTTGCGCGACGCCGAGATCGTCAGGTTGGGAGCTGCCGACGTGCCCGCGATGATGGCGCTGACGGAGCTGACGAAGCCGGGTCCATTCGCGCTGCGCACCCACGAGCTCGGCACGTTCCTTGGCATTCGCGCAGGCGGCGAATTGGTCGCGATGACGGGCGAGCGGATGAAGCCGGGACAGTTCGTCGAGATGACGGCGGTGTGCGTGCATCCCGACTATCGCGGGCGCGGCTATGCGCAAGCGCTGCTCGCGGCGGTGGCGCGACGGATCGAGGCGCGCGGCGAAATACCGTTCCTGCACGTGTTTTCGAACAACAATTCGGCGATTGCGCTGTACCAGCGGCAGGGCATGCGGATTCGGCGTCGGCTGTACGTGACGGCGTTGATGAGGGAAGGATAG